TGCAGCAGCTCGATCGACGCCAAGGCGGCGGCCGCGTTCGAGGGCGAAATGCCGACGCTGTACACGAACCCCGGCGCCGTGTATTTCAGATACTCGACGACTGCCTTGCAGCCGGCGATGTAGCCCCCGCAACTCCCGAACGACTTGCTCAGCGTGCCCATCCACAGATCGACGTCGGCCGGGTTCACGTCCCAATACTCACCGATACCGCGGCCGTGTTTGCCGAGCACGCCGGCCGAATGCGCCTCGTCGATCATCAAGAACGCCTTGTGGCGCTTCTTGACCTCGATGAAGCGAGGCAGGTTGGGAATGTCGCCGTCCATGCTATAGGTGCCTTCGATGGCGATCAGCACGCGGCGATAATCGCCCCGCAGATCCTGCAGCAACTGGTCGACGGTCGCCCAGTCGTTGTGCGGGAAAGGCCGTCGCCGCGCGCCGGACAAGATGCACCCCTGAATGATGCTGTTGTGCGCCAGGGCATCGTGCAGGATCAAATCGCCGGGACCAAACAAATGGCCGATCGTCGTTTCGTTGGTCGAGTGGCCGCCCACGTAGACGACGGCGTCTTCGGCGCCGACGAGCCCGGCAATGGCCGTTTCCAACTCGCGATGGATGGTCTTCTCGCCCGACACCACGCGGCTGGCCGATACCGAGGTGCCGAACCGGTCGATCGCCTCTTTGGCGGCCTTGGCCACGACCGGGTCGCCCGACATGCCGATGTAGTTGTAGCTGGAAAAGTTGATCAGCTCGCGTCCGCCGATCATCGTGGTGTCGTTGGTCACGCGCTCGTGGACGTTGAAATACGGATTGCCGACGCCCGAGTGCTCCAGCATTTCCAGGTTTTGCTTGAGCCGCAGATATTCGGGATAGCGGTCGAAGCGGTAGTGCTCCGGCGGAATGCCATCGTCGGCGACCTTATCGGCCGGCGTCTCGCCGCCGCCGAGGTATTTCCCGACCGCCTCGACCACTTCGCGGCAGGTCTCCAATTGCGGCAGCACCTCTTCGGGAAAGCGGCCGCCGAAGCGCTCTTCCAACGACGCGAGGATTTCCATTCGCTCCAGCGAATCGAGGCCCAGCTCGACAATGCTCGAATCGAGCGAGAGGCCGCGAGCGCGTTCCTTGGCGATCCTCTGCACCTCGGCCAGAACCTGTTCGGCGACCGACTTTGAGATGAAACCTTTTTTCACCGCGGCGGGCTCCGCCGCGGCACGCTCTTTGGCGCGAGCGGGCTCGGCCGGCTCTTTCGGCGGGCCGACTTGCGGTTGCTCGGCGGAGACCGGTACGGGCCGGTCCGCGGGCTCGTGCGACTTCGCCGCAGTCCGAGAAGCGAGGTAGCCATCCACGCTGTTGGCATCCGCCGCCGCCACCGGTTCCGCGGTGACGCCGCTCGAGCGTTCAACCGCTTCCAGTGTTCCTTGCAAGAAGGCACTGCGGCAGGCGTGGCGCTGAATCTTGCCGCTCGACGTTTTGGGAATGCTGCCGGGCTTGATCAAGACAATCGTGTCGACCAGCAACTCATGCTCGCGGCCCACATCGCGGCGGATGGCGAGAAACACCTCCTCCAGGTCGGACTGCTGCCGGCGTTCGACTTCATAGACGATCACCAGCCGCGCTTCGTCGTCGACGTCGATGGTGAACGCGGCGCCCGAGCCCGGTCGGACCGCGGTATGGCTTTTTTCGACCGTCAGTTCGATATCGTTCGGGTAGTGGTTCAGGCCGCGGATGATGATCAGGTCTTTCAAGCGGCCGGCGACAAACAGCTCGCCGTCCTGGAAAAAGCCGAGGTCGCCGGTCCGCAAAAACGGTCCTTCGCCCGTGTCGCGCAGGCAGGCGCGGAAGGCATGCTCGGTTTCTTCCGGACGGTGCCAATAGCCTTGGGCCACGCTGGGATCCCGGACCCAGATCTCGCCCACCTGCCCCTCGCCGCAACGGACCATCGCCTCGGGATCGGCAATCACGATTTCGACGTCGGTCAGCACTTGCCCGCTGCCGACCAGCCGCCGCGCGCCTTCATCGGCTTCGGGCACGTCGACGATCAGGCGGTTCTCGAGAGCCTTGGCGTCGAACGACCGCACCACCGGCGGCTCGGCCTTCAAGCCGCCCGACACGATCAGCGTGGCCTCCGCCAGACCGTAGCAGGGATAGAACGCCTCACGGCGAAAGCCGCAAGGTTCGAACATCTCGGCAAAACGGTCGAGCGTGTCCGAGCGCACCGGCTCGGCGCCGTTGAAGGCCACGCCCCAAGAACTGAGGTCGAGCGTGGCCCGTTGTTCGGGAGTGATCTTGCGAACGCACAGGTCGTAGGCGAAATTCGGCCCGCCGCTGACGGTCGCTCGGTAGCGCGAGATCGCTTGCAGCCAGCGGTAGGGCCGCTGCAAAAACGACATGGGCGACATGATGACGTTCGGCGCGCCCTGGTAGAGCGGGCAAAGCACGCCCCCCACCAGGCCCATGTCGTGATACGACGGCAGCCAGAAGACGCCGCTCACGGAGCGGGTCATCTCGAACGCATGGCCGATCAGCGCGCAGTTGTGCAATAGATTGGCGTGGTT
Above is a window of Pirellulales bacterium DNA encoding:
- a CDS encoding aminotransferase class I/II-fold pyridoxal phosphate-dependent enzyme; the protein is MDDELLLGSFFGPPTLVDLLQRRARQQGPKRAYTFLLDGETDEASISYAELDRQARAVAAWLQSRGLEGERALLLFPAGLEFVAAFFGCLYAGVVAVPAYPPRMNRSLDRIQVIAQNARAQVALTTQSVLDRVRPVLGQTPDLERLAWLDVESVPAQIEESWRNPGCRSTTLAFLQYTSGSTGTPKGVMLNHANLLHNCALIGHAFEMTRSVSGVFWLPSYHDMGLVGGVLCPLYQGAPNVIMSPMSFLQRPYRWLQAISRYRATVSGGPNFAYDLCVRKITPEQRATLDLSSWGVAFNGAEPVRSDTLDRFAEMFEPCGFRREAFYPCYGLAEATLIVSGGLKAEPPVVRSFDAKALENRLIVDVPEADEGARRLVGSGQVLTDVEIVIADPEAMVRCGEGQVGEIWVRDPSVAQGYWHRPEETEHAFRACLRDTGEGPFLRTGDLGFFQDGELFVAGRLKDLIIIRGLNHYPNDIELTVEKSHTAVRPGSGAAFTIDVDDEARLVIVYEVERRQQSDLEEVFLAIRRDVGREHELLVDTIVLIKPGSIPKTSSGKIQRHACRSAFLQGTLEAVERSSGVTAEPVAAADANSVDGYLASRTAAKSHEPADRPVPVSAEQPQVGPPKEPAEPARAKERAAAEPAAVKKGFISKSVAEQVLAEVQRIAKERARGLSLDSSIVELGLDSLERMEILASLEERFGGRFPEEVLPQLETCREVVEAVGKYLGGGETPADKVADDGIPPEHYRFDRYPEYLRLKQNLEMLEHSGVGNPYFNVHERVTNDTTMIGGRELINFSSYNYIGMSGDPVVAKAAKEAIDRFGTSVSASRVVSGEKTIHRELETAIAGLVGAEDAVVYVGGHSTNETTIGHLFGPGDLILHDALAHNSIIQGCILSGARRRPFPHNDWATVDQLLQDLRGDYRRVLIAIEGTYSMDGDIPNLPRFIEVKKRHKAFLMIDEAHSAGVLGKHGRGIGEYWDVNPADVDLWMGTLSKSFGSCGGYIAGCKAVVEYLKYTAPGFVYSVGISPSNAAAALASIELLQREPRRVARLHDRARLFLSLARKQRLNTGMSKDTPIIPIILGDSIRCLQLSQALGRRGINVQPIVHPAVEERAARLRFFITSRHTEEQIRYTVATLAEELAGLNSAYLPSPNGNGVPAAPLHPAQR